The Amycolatopsis nigrescens CSC17Ta-90 genomic interval CGGGCGCACCATGGACGCGGCGCGGCTGGAGTTCCCGGACAGTTCCTTCGACCTGGTGACCGCCGGGTTCGTGGTGCAGATCCTGGCCGATCCGGCCGGGGCGCTGGCCGAGGCGCACCGGGTGCTGGCGCCGGGCGGCACGATCGCGTTGTCCCTGGAAACACAGGGAATGGGCCGGATGACCTGGCTTCAGGACCTGAGCACGGAGTTCTTCGCCGCCGCCCAGAGCGCCGAGCCCACCGAACCCAGTGACCCCACAGAAGACACAGAAGACACGGCGACGGGCCCGATGACCCATCAGCACCTCGACGCCCTGCTCGAAGCCGCCGGTTTCACCGGCCTGGCGCAGCGGTCGGTGGCGATGCCGCTGACGATTCCCGATCCGCCCGCGCTGTGGGACTGGTTGATCCCGCGCGGCCTTGCCGAAGCGGTGGCGGTTCTGCCGCCCGAGCGGGCCGAGCTGTTCCACCAGCGCTTCCTGGCGGAAGCCGGCCGGATGCACGAAGAGGGCGGCATCATCCTCGACTTCGCCGCGACCCTGCACCGGGCGGAACGTCGCTAACAAGATTCAGGCAAGAGTGCTACGCCACAAACGTAGCTTCGATACCATTCGAGTGTTAACGTTGTTCCCGTGAGTACGAGAACACGGATCCTGGAGGCGGCGGCCGCGCTGCTCGCCGACTCCCCGATCGCGGATGTGTCCACCCGCGCGGTCTGCGAGGCCGCCGGGGTCGGCGCACCCGCCCTGTACCGGCAGTTCGGCGACAAGGAGGGCCTGCTCTCCGCGGTCGTCGACTACGGCTTCGAGCAGTACCTGTCCGTCAAGCGGGCGGCGAAACCGTCCGCGGACCCGGTGCGCGATCTGCGGGCCGGGTGGGACAGCCATATCGCCTTCGCGGTCGACCACCCCAGCTACTACCGGCTGATGTACTCCCCCGCCGTCCGGACCCCGCCCGAAACCGCCGCCGAGGCGCACCGGCTGCTGGTCGCGACGCTGGAACGCTGTGCCGCGGCCGGCCGGCTCCGCGTCTCCCCGGAGACCGCGGCGCAGATGATCATGGCGGCCAACGTCGGCATGGCGCTGATGCTGGTCAGCCGCACGGACACCTACGATCCGGAGGTCTCCAGCCGGCTCCGCGACGCCGTGCACGCGCAGGTGCTGACGCCCGCGAGCAAGGGGGAAAAACCGGCTGTCGGGAAAACCGACAGGCGCAGCCTGGCCGCGGCACTTTGCACGATGCTGCGCGAGCCTGCACCGGAAACCTTCAGCGCCGCGGAGGTCACCCTGTTCCGCGAATGGCTGACCCGGCTCTCGGACGCCCCCGCGCACGACTGAAACCACCACCGAACCACGGTCGCCGCGGTCTGCGACGACCGGCGACCCAGCACACCCCGAGGAGCCCATCATGAGCACCAACACCCGAGTCGCGATCGTCACCGGCGGATCGCGCGGCATCGGCCGCCGGACCGCCGAGCGCCTCGCCGCCGACGGTTTCGCCGTCGTCGTGAACTACGCGGGCAACGAGGCCGCGGCCGCCGAAGCCGTGGAAGCCATCACCGGCGAGGGCGGCCAGGCCGTCGCAGTGCGCGCCGATGTGGCCGAAGCAGCCGAAGTCGAGGCGCTGTTCGACACCGCCGAGCGGACCTTCGGCGGGGTCGACGTGGTCGTGCACTGCGCCGGGGTGCTGTACCTGTCCCCGATCGCCGAAGTGGACCTCGACGCCCTGGACCGCATGCACCGCACCAACATCCGCGGCACCTTCGTGGTGGACCAGCAGGCCGCCCGCCGGGTCCGCGGCGGCGGGGCGATCATCAACTTCTCCACCTCGGCCGGAAAACTGGCCATACCCGGCTACGCCCCCTACGCCGCGACCAAGGCCGCGGTGGAGGCGATGGGCCTGATCCTGGCCCGCGAGCTGCGCGGCCGCGACATTACGGTGAACACCGTTGCCCCCGGCCCGACCGCCACCGCGCTCTTCCTCGACGGGAAGGACGAGGCGACCGTCGCCAGGATGGCTGGCCAGTCTCCGCTGGAGCGCCTCGGCGAGCCCGGCGACATCGCCGAGGTCGTCGCCTTCCTCGCCGGACCGGGACGCTGGATCAACGGCCAGGTCATCAGGGCCAACGGCGGAATCGTCTAGCGCCCGTCCTGAACGACACCGTCCTGAACGACACCGAAGAAAACGACACCGAAGAACGAGGCCATCCGGTCGCGCACCGCGGGCACCGACACCGCGGGGTCGATCGGGCCGATCAGCGCGTCCCGGTCGGCCGCGCTCATCAACCCGGCCGCCGCCAGCTGCGGGGCCATGCTCGAAAAGTCGGTGAAGACGTGGTGCGCGGCCTTGTCCAGTTGCACCCGGTGCAACCAGCCTCGCCGGTTGTGCACCGCCGCCGACCAGGAGCGCTCGATGTCCTCGTCCCGGCCGAACTC includes:
- a CDS encoding class I SAM-dependent methyltransferase, whose product is MTTAEQAKAKYDQLADRYEEIFFYVADLGERLVDFARPPREARTLDVGAGRGAVARAALAAGCAVTAIDASPRMVERLVADHPEITGRTMDAARLEFPDSSFDLVTAGFVVQILADPAGALAEAHRVLAPGGTIALSLETQGMGRMTWLQDLSTEFFAAAQSAEPTEPSDPTEDTEDTATGPMTHQHLDALLEAAGFTGLAQRSVAMPLTIPDPPALWDWLIPRGLAEAVAVLPPERAELFHQRFLAEAGRMHEEGGIILDFAATLHRAERR
- a CDS encoding TetR/AcrR family transcriptional regulator; translated protein: MSTRTRILEAAAALLADSPIADVSTRAVCEAAGVGAPALYRQFGDKEGLLSAVVDYGFEQYLSVKRAAKPSADPVRDLRAGWDSHIAFAVDHPSYYRLMYSPAVRTPPETAAEAHRLLVATLERCAAAGRLRVSPETAAQMIMAANVGMALMLVSRTDTYDPEVSSRLRDAVHAQVLTPASKGEKPAVGKTDRRSLAAALCTMLREPAPETFSAAEVTLFREWLTRLSDAPAHD
- a CDS encoding SDR family oxidoreductase; this encodes MSTNTRVAIVTGGSRGIGRRTAERLAADGFAVVVNYAGNEAAAAEAVEAITGEGGQAVAVRADVAEAAEVEALFDTAERTFGGVDVVVHCAGVLYLSPIAEVDLDALDRMHRTNIRGTFVVDQQAARRVRGGGAIINFSTSAGKLAIPGYAPYAATKAAVEAMGLILARELRGRDITVNTVAPGPTATALFLDGKDEATVARMAGQSPLERLGEPGDIAEVVAFLAGPGRWINGQVIRANGGIV